GTTTAACTGCAAACGGCACATATTTTGCCAGAAAGATTGATTCAAACTATTTTTCTCTCCACCCGACTTTAGTTGATGCCAATAATAATACAAATAAAATAGATTTGACCTCAGCCGGAGCAGGGACACATCTTTTTGCGAGATATTCAGACCTCACTCCGTTTATTACTTGGGACGGAACAACCGGTTTTACTGCATCAGCAGGTTCAAGGACTTTAACATTTAATCCGCCCGATGATTGGTTTGCCACAAACATTTTGCCTTATTCAGGCAACAGCACATTTTGGCTGAGATACAGGTTAACTGATGTTACAGGAATTACTGAAGGCGGGGCAAATGCAACGGCTGTTGTTAAAGGCGGAACTTATGCCTATAGAATATCAGGTTATTCAAGTGTAACCCCTGCAAGCTTATCCGATATTTATACGCAGGATCAAACAGACGGCAGAAACTTAGTAACCAGATATAACAGCGGCATCCTCTATATGATGAATTGTAATCTTGAAGTCGGAGATTCCCTCACCGACAGCTATTTTAGCGATGCAAATAAAACCCTGATTATAGAAGGGCACATTTATTTAAACCAAAGAGCCTACGTGACACTGGGGACTAAAACTGCAAACAGCGCAGTAAACGGACATTTTAATCTTATCCCGAGAGTTTTTAAAACAACAAAAATTGCAAGAAACTTTGCTGTCAATAATTTATACGGCGGTGCAGGGTCAAGTATAAAATTATATGGACTTAATGTTCAGGGCGGATCATATTTTCAAATAAGTTCATTAAACTCCGGTCTGCCCGGAGAAATTATCGGCTGTAATTTTGTAAATACAGCATTGATGCTGGGCGGTTATCAAACAATCGAAAGAGTATTTATCGGTGGAAATTCTGACGGTTTTAGATTTTTAAGCGGTATGCTCGGAGGCTACACTCCAAATGATGTATGTGTGCATACAGGAACCGGAATCAGCATCAACTGGATAAGTTCTTCAGTTAACGTCAGAAACGCTGTTTTAAAAGACTGTTCTTCGTATAACCATAACTGGCAAGGCTCAGGAACAGTAACAGGACAAATTCTGGGAGTTTACGATGCTACAGGGTTTGATATTTCAAAAATAACTTACTCTGCTTCAAGAACCTATGTTAACTGCTTTTGCAGGGAATTTTATTCGCTTAATTACAATGTTCTGGATAAGCAAAGCAAGCCTATTCAAGGAGCGACAGTAACTGCAACAAACGGATTCGGAATTTTCACAGGCACAACAGATTCAAGCGGCAATGTTTCTTTAGACGTAAAAGTCAAAGAGATGGATATTTCAACAAGAGCAGTTACAAATTATTCAACGGTATCAATAACTTTATCTGCTACAGGTTTTGAAACAATTAAAGACACTCAGATTTTAAATAAAAAAATGGTTGATGTTTGCTGCCTGCAGCATTCACCGTTTAGTTCAGCTGATGAAATGGGTTCGTTATGGGTTTAATAAGTGAAAAAGGAGATTGTATGGCAACAGTAAATGAGTTGAGAACAGGCGACATGATTGCATTTAAAAAAGGAAAAAACTTTGTTGCCGCTGTTGTTCACCTTTTTACAAATTCCGATGTGCATCATGTAGGAATTATTGTTAAGCTCTACAACAAAATCGGGAATAATTTCCCTTTTGTAATTGAAGCTAACACTGATGATGTTGAATACAGCTTTTTGCCACGAAAAATTAAAACCAGAAAAGATGAAATATATGTTTATAGATTAACAGATGAAAATCACCAAAAAATTAATGATAATCTCAACGCTTTTTATGAATTTATGAACGAGCAAATCGGCAAGGCTTATGACTATCCTGAAGCTATTAAAACAGTTGCGGACAAAATTTTTGACAAAGTAATCACAAAAGATTCATACTCCACTTTTTTCTGCTCAAAATTAGTCGGTGCAATTTATCAGCAGGCTGGAGTAATTACACCTGAAATGCTTAAAAAGTCAGGATTAAAACGTATTTCAGAATTAACTCCTGCAGACTGCTGTAAATTACCAATATTTAAAGACTGTATTAAACTCTCAAATCTAAATCAGGAGGCAGATTATGTTACAAGCAAAAATTGA
This portion of the bacterium genome encodes:
- a CDS encoding YiiX/YebB-like N1pC/P60 family cysteine hydrolase, producing the protein MATVNELRTGDMIAFKKGKNFVAAVVHLFTNSDVHHVGIIVKLYNKIGNNFPFVIEANTDDVEYSFLPRKIKTRKDEIYVYRLTDENHQKINDNLNAFYEFMNEQIGKAYDYPEAIKTVADKIFDKVITKDSYSTFFCSKLVGAIYQQAGVITPEMLKKSGLKRISELTPADCCKLPIFKDCIKLSNLNQEADYVTSKN